One region of Microbacterium rhizosphaerae genomic DNA includes:
- a CDS encoding serine hydrolase domain-containing protein — MTGLEGNLKGWADDRLGELVARLEGFLAADPDLSFQAAAYHEGRPVLDVWGGPHLDETSLMVPYSVTKNTIGLTIGLLVERGRLDLDAPVADYWPEFAAKGKAAVTVRQLLSHQAGLPQATPALTWAELLDHHAAAERLAASRPLWQPGSAFGYHAVTIGNLASELVFRAMGRTLHEVFEEDIRAPHDLDVHLGLPPELDDRRVPVLPMVRPVSDALVPPWSGLIGTAMRMAGPQVDLANDEASWRFGHPAGSGTVTARGLARMFATAVTGVDGAEPFLSADTVEMIGLQQVRGYDEVLGQQGRAHSIVFQKPSQQLAFGGPRAFGHDGAAGALACVDPDTGVAFGYTIARGPWPGGADPRAVALAADLGRVLSS; from the coding sequence ATGACAGGCCTCGAGGGGAACCTGAAGGGATGGGCGGACGACCGGCTCGGCGAGCTCGTCGCCCGCCTCGAAGGATTCCTCGCGGCAGATCCCGACCTCTCCTTCCAGGCCGCCGCCTACCACGAGGGCCGTCCGGTGCTCGATGTGTGGGGCGGCCCGCACCTCGACGAGACGTCGCTCATGGTGCCGTATTCGGTCACCAAGAACACCATCGGCCTGACGATCGGCCTGCTCGTGGAGCGGGGCCGGCTCGACCTCGACGCGCCGGTCGCCGATTACTGGCCCGAGTTCGCGGCGAAGGGCAAGGCCGCCGTGACGGTCCGGCAGCTGCTGTCGCACCAGGCGGGCCTCCCGCAGGCGACGCCGGCGTTGACATGGGCCGAACTCCTCGACCACCACGCGGCGGCCGAGCGGCTCGCCGCATCCCGTCCGCTCTGGCAGCCGGGGAGCGCGTTCGGCTACCACGCCGTGACGATCGGCAATCTCGCCTCGGAGCTCGTCTTCCGCGCCATGGGTCGCACGCTGCATGAGGTGTTCGAGGAGGACATCCGCGCGCCGCACGACCTCGACGTGCACCTCGGCCTGCCGCCCGAGCTCGATGACCGCCGTGTGCCGGTGCTGCCGATGGTCCGCCCGGTGTCCGACGCGCTCGTGCCGCCGTGGTCCGGTCTCATCGGCACGGCGATGCGGATGGCGGGTCCGCAGGTCGACCTCGCGAACGATGAGGCCAGCTGGCGTTTCGGGCACCCCGCCGGTTCCGGCACCGTGACCGCGCGCGGCCTCGCCCGCATGTTCGCGACCGCGGTCACCGGCGTGGACGGCGCCGAGCCCTTCCTCAGCGCGGACACCGTCGAGATGATCGGCCTGCAGCAGGTGCGCGGCTACGACGAGGTGCTCGGGCAGCAGGGTCGTGCGCACTCGATCGTCTTCCAGAAGCCGTCGCAGCAGCTCGCCTTCGGCGGCCCGCGTGCTTTCGGGCACGACGGCGCCGCCGGCGCGCTGGCCTGCGTCGACCCCGACACCGGCGTGGCATTCGGCTACACGATCGCCCGGGGCCCGTGGCCCGGCGGTGCGGATCCGCGCGCCGTCGCACTCGCCGCCGACCTGGGCCGCGTCCTGTCCTCCTGA
- a CDS encoding glycoside hydrolase family 3 protein, which produces MTTPATSVQPASVSHLVPLLAKLTLEQKAALVQGADFWTTVPLPEIGLRAITLSDGPAGVRGPRWDEREPSLNLPSGSALAASWDVDLAYRYGAAAASEARRKGVDVVLGPTINLHRSPLGGRHFECFSEDPELTAELAAAYVRGLQDNGVAATPKHYVANDSETDRFTVDVQVDERPLRELYLAPFERAVEAGAWSIMSAYNSVDGVTMTENDLLETPLNTEWGFDGVVVSDWTAVRSLAAVPAGQDLAMPGPAPAWADLVAAVRDGRVQEEDLDRKVLRILLLAERVGALDGAEQLEPAPLDGPAFAREAAVAGTVLLANDGVLPLDAASLRRVAVIGHNAREARTQGGGSATVIPEHVTSPLDGIRQLFAVADVRYELGAVVQEGVAEIPLAQLTNPVTGEPGVRVTFFDAEGAEIFAEDRRSTALVWFGGDAPIAASRRVEIDGCFTPAESGEVLLGFAGANPGRLFVDGELLLDDTPVVEGTDLGAAFLNPPSLTAAVQTQAGVALRIRTELTLAQEGALAGALSVTVGTAPDDSDPGALIARAVEAAAAAEVAVVVVGTNAKVESEGYDRTDLDLPGRQDDLVRAVAATGTPTVVVVNAGSPVVLPWAGDVSAVVQGYFGGQEFGPAIADVLSGAAEPGGRLPTTWPAALGDVPVTDVTPTDGVLRYTEGLHIGYRAWLRSDAAPAFPFGHGLGYTTWSWGVAQRDGDSVEVTLANTGARPGKQVVQVYAEAGGSAVERPERWLVGFATVAAGAGETVTATIPLPERRLAYWNDGWVVEPGTYALRIGSSVAELPLSLDWTIDA; this is translated from the coding sequence GTGACCACCCCCGCGACCTCCGTCCAGCCGGCGAGCGTCTCGCACCTCGTCCCGCTGCTCGCGAAGCTGACGCTCGAGCAGAAGGCCGCGCTCGTGCAGGGCGCCGACTTCTGGACCACCGTGCCTCTCCCCGAGATCGGACTGCGGGCGATCACGCTGTCGGACGGACCCGCCGGCGTCCGCGGCCCGCGGTGGGACGAGCGCGAGCCGTCGCTCAACCTGCCGTCCGGCTCGGCCCTCGCCGCCTCGTGGGACGTCGACCTCGCGTATCGCTACGGCGCGGCCGCCGCATCCGAGGCCCGCCGCAAGGGCGTCGACGTCGTCCTCGGGCCGACCATCAACCTCCACCGTTCGCCCCTCGGCGGTCGCCACTTCGAGTGCTTCAGCGAGGACCCGGAGCTGACCGCCGAGCTCGCCGCGGCCTACGTGCGCGGCCTGCAGGACAACGGCGTCGCCGCGACCCCGAAGCACTACGTGGCGAACGACTCCGAGACCGACCGCTTCACCGTCGACGTGCAGGTCGACGAGCGCCCGCTGCGCGAGCTCTACCTCGCGCCGTTCGAGCGCGCGGTCGAGGCCGGCGCCTGGTCGATCATGAGCGCGTACAACTCGGTCGACGGCGTCACGATGACCGAGAACGACCTGCTGGAGACGCCGCTGAACACCGAGTGGGGCTTCGACGGCGTCGTCGTCAGCGACTGGACCGCCGTCCGCTCGCTCGCCGCGGTGCCCGCCGGCCAGGACCTCGCGATGCCCGGTCCGGCGCCGGCCTGGGCGGACCTCGTGGCTGCCGTCCGCGACGGCCGCGTGCAGGAGGAGGATCTCGACCGGAAGGTGCTGCGCATCCTGCTCCTCGCCGAGCGCGTGGGCGCCCTCGACGGCGCGGAGCAGCTCGAGCCGGCACCCCTCGACGGCCCCGCCTTCGCACGGGAGGCCGCCGTCGCGGGCACGGTGCTGCTCGCGAACGACGGGGTGCTGCCGCTGGATGCCGCATCCCTCCGCAGGGTCGCCGTCATCGGGCACAATGCGCGCGAGGCCCGCACCCAGGGCGGCGGCAGCGCGACGGTCATCCCGGAGCACGTCACGTCGCCGCTCGACGGCATCCGTCAGCTCTTCGCCGTCGCGGACGTCCGATACGAGCTCGGCGCCGTCGTCCAGGAGGGCGTCGCCGAGATCCCGCTCGCCCAGCTCACGAATCCGGTGACGGGCGAGCCCGGCGTCCGAGTGACCTTCTTCGACGCCGAGGGCGCCGAGATCTTCGCCGAGGACCGCCGCTCGACGGCGCTCGTCTGGTTCGGGGGCGATGCCCCGATCGCCGCGAGCCGTCGCGTGGAGATCGACGGCTGCTTCACTCCCGCGGAGTCGGGCGAGGTCCTCCTCGGCTTCGCCGGGGCCAACCCCGGGCGCCTCTTCGTGGACGGCGAGCTCCTGCTCGACGACACCCCGGTCGTGGAGGGCACCGACCTCGGCGCCGCCTTCCTGAATCCGCCGTCACTGACCGCCGCGGTGCAGACCCAGGCGGGTGTCGCCCTGCGCATCCGCACCGAGCTGACGCTCGCGCAGGAGGGCGCGCTCGCGGGCGCGCTGTCGGTCACGGTCGGCACAGCGCCCGACGACTCCGACCCCGGCGCGCTCATCGCGCGCGCCGTCGAGGCGGCCGCCGCGGCCGAGGTCGCCGTGGTCGTCGTCGGCACGAACGCGAAGGTCGAGTCCGAGGGCTACGACCGCACCGACCTCGACCTTCCCGGACGCCAGGACGACCTCGTCCGCGCCGTCGCGGCGACCGGCACTCCCACCGTGGTCGTCGTCAACGCCGGCTCCCCCGTCGTGCTGCCATGGGCGGGCGACGTGTCCGCGGTCGTGCAGGGCTACTTCGGCGGTCAGGAGTTCGGGCCGGCGATCGCCGACGTCCTGAGCGGGGCCGCCGAACCCGGTGGGCGCCTGCCCACGACGTGGCCGGCCGCGCTCGGTGATGTGCCCGTCACCGACGTCACGCCGACGGACGGCGTGCTGCGCTACACCGAGGGTCTGCACATCGGCTACCGCGCGTGGCTGCGGTCCGACGCGGCGCCGGCATTCCCGTTCGGCCACGGCCTGGGCTACACGACGTGGTCGTGGGGCGTCGCCCAGCGCGACGGCGACAGCGTCGAGGTCACCCTCGCCAACACCGGCGCCCGTCCCGGCAAGCAGGTCGTGCAGGTCTACGCCGAGGCCGGGGGCTCCGCCGTGGAGCGCCCCGAGCGCTGGCTCGTCGGCTTCGCCACCGTCGCCGCCGGCGCGGGCGAGACCGTCACCGCGACGATACCGCTGCCCGAGCGACGCCTCGCCTACTGGAACGACGGCTGGGTCGTCGAGCCCGGCACCTACGCCCTGCGCATCGGATCGTCGGTCGCCGAGCTGCCGCTGAGCCTCGACTGGACGATCGACGCATGA
- a CDS encoding GH1 family beta-glucosidase, whose translation MSERDLSPRRLELPGDFVFGVATAAFQIEGGVAEGGRGPSIWDAFTAQPGAIHHAETADVTCDHYHRWESDLDLMAELGIPAYRLSLSWSRLQPTGRGPLNPEGVAFYRDLLAGCRERGIEPYVTLYHWDLPLALQDAGGWPERRTAELFGAYAALVADALGDLAEHWITVNEPVCASFLSYWWGMQAPGHTDLTEAVRAAHHLLLGHGLALRAFRERRPGAKVGITNLVSNLAPASGSDADARAATGLDVRFNRVFLEPVYHGSYGAEVAAVFAAQGLTEAETDDGLVRHGDLAFISARGDFAGVNHYTNTLVAADPDAWNGARMIQVEPAPTNFEWSDTPEALSAVLQRLAREFTDLPLHVTENGATFTDYVTPDGEVHDPERVHYLAGYTAALADARAAGADVRGYFLWSFLDNFEWSWGYSQRFGIVYTDFGTQQRIPKDSAYWYRDLIRANSRALVSSLPSDSEGSSS comes from the coding sequence GTGAGCGAGCGCGACCTCTCCCCGCGCCGACTGGAGCTTCCGGGCGACTTCGTCTTCGGTGTGGCGACCGCGGCCTTCCAGATCGAGGGCGGCGTCGCCGAGGGCGGACGCGGGCCCAGCATCTGGGATGCCTTCACGGCGCAGCCCGGCGCCATCCACCATGCCGAGACCGCCGACGTGACGTGCGACCACTACCACCGCTGGGAGTCCGACCTCGACCTCATGGCCGAGCTGGGCATCCCCGCGTACCGGCTGTCGCTGTCCTGGTCGCGCCTCCAGCCGACGGGCCGGGGGCCGCTCAACCCGGAGGGCGTCGCCTTCTACCGCGACCTGCTGGCCGGCTGCCGCGAGCGCGGCATCGAGCCGTACGTCACCCTGTATCACTGGGACCTCCCGCTCGCGCTGCAGGATGCCGGCGGGTGGCCCGAGCGGCGCACCGCCGAGCTTTTCGGCGCGTACGCCGCGCTCGTCGCGGACGCCCTCGGCGATCTCGCGGAGCACTGGATCACCGTGAACGAGCCGGTGTGCGCATCCTTCCTCTCCTACTGGTGGGGGATGCAGGCCCCCGGCCACACCGATCTCACCGAGGCCGTGCGCGCCGCGCATCACCTCCTGCTCGGCCACGGGCTCGCGCTCCGGGCCTTCCGGGAGCGGCGCCCCGGGGCGAAGGTCGGTATCACGAACCTCGTGAGCAACCTCGCACCCGCGAGCGGGTCGGACGCGGACGCGAGGGCCGCGACCGGTCTCGACGTGCGCTTCAACCGCGTCTTCCTCGAGCCGGTCTATCACGGCTCCTACGGCGCAGAGGTGGCGGCGGTGTTCGCCGCGCAGGGGCTCACCGAGGCCGAGACCGACGACGGACTCGTGCGACACGGCGACCTCGCGTTCATCTCGGCGCGCGGCGACTTCGCCGGGGTGAACCACTACACGAACACGCTCGTCGCAGCGGACCCGGACGCCTGGAACGGCGCCCGCATGATCCAGGTCGAGCCGGCGCCGACGAACTTCGAGTGGTCGGACACCCCGGAGGCGCTGAGTGCCGTGCTGCAGCGCCTCGCGCGCGAGTTCACCGACCTTCCGCTCCATGTGACCGAGAACGGGGCGACCTTCACCGACTACGTCACGCCGGACGGCGAGGTGCACGACCCCGAGCGCGTGCACTACCTGGCCGGCTATACCGCGGCCCTCGCCGATGCGCGTGCCGCGGGCGCCGATGTGCGCGGGTACTTCCTGTGGTCGTTCCTCGACAACTTCGAGTGGTCGTGGGGCTACTCGCAGCGCTTCGGCATCGTCTACACCGACTTCGGCACCCAGCAGCGCATCCCCAAGGACAGCGCGTACTGGTACCGCGACCTCATCCGCGCGAACAGCCGCGCCCTCGTCTCCTCCCTCCCGTCGGACTCCGAAGGATCCTCCTCGTGA
- a CDS encoding ATP-binding cassette domain-containing protein, producing MSSLLEVEDLVVEYPGKGFRTPPFRALKGVSIDIKPGETMGLVGESGSGKTTLGRAVLGLAPVTGGSIRYDGREIGHLKRRDRRSLADEIQVVFQDPYSSLNPSLTIEGILSEPLTARGVSSKAARTRVRDLLDRVGLPTGAATRLPREFSGGQRQRIAIARALALDPKLIVCDEPVSALDLSTQARVLDLFIEIQERTGVAYLFISHDLAVVRHISHRVAVMYHGELVETGDGDQVTAHPQHPYTQRLFLAAPVPDPDEQKERRAARRALLDAPAGEQAA from the coding sequence ATGAGCTCGCTCCTCGAGGTCGAGGACCTCGTCGTCGAATACCCCGGCAAGGGATTCCGCACCCCGCCGTTCCGCGCCCTGAAGGGCGTCTCGATCGACATCAAGCCCGGCGAGACCATGGGTCTCGTCGGCGAGTCGGGCTCGGGCAAGACCACCCTCGGCCGCGCCGTGCTCGGACTCGCGCCGGTCACCGGCGGCAGCATCCGCTACGACGGCCGCGAGATCGGCCACCTCAAGCGCCGCGACCGCCGGTCGCTGGCGGATGAGATCCAGGTCGTGTTCCAGGATCCGTACTCGTCGCTGAACCCGTCGCTGACGATCGAGGGCATCCTCTCCGAGCCGCTCACCGCCCGCGGTGTGTCGAGCAAGGCCGCCAGGACTCGGGTGCGCGACCTGCTCGACCGCGTGGGCCTGCCCACCGGGGCGGCCACGCGCCTGCCCCGCGAGTTCTCCGGCGGTCAGCGCCAGCGCATCGCGATCGCACGGGCGCTGGCGCTCGACCCGAAGCTCATCGTGTGCGACGAGCCCGTCTCGGCCCTCGACCTGTCCACCCAGGCGCGCGTGCTCGACCTGTTCATCGAGATCCAGGAGCGCACCGGCGTCGCCTACCTCTTCATCTCGCACGACCTCGCGGTCGTCCGGCACATCAGCCACCGCGTCGCGGTGATGTACCACGGCGAACTCGTGGAGACGGGCGACGGAGACCAGGTCACCGCGCACCCGCAGCATCCCTACACGCAGCGCCTGTTCCTCGCCGCGCCCGTGCCCGACCCTGACGAGCAGAAGGAGCGTCGCGCCGCGCGCCGGGCTCTGCTGGACGCGCCCGCCGGAGAGCAGGCCGCGTGA
- a CDS encoding dipeptide/oligopeptide/nickel ABC transporter permease/ATP-binding protein, with amino-acid sequence MTAIDVPQTVPTPPVRASLFTRLYRRPLGFISLLFLAFVGLIAIIGPWIAPHDPNKASLQLVLAPPSAAHPLGADSSGFDILSRLLVATQVTIFAALVALVTSLVIGVISGLIAGYYRGWFDGTASWITSLVMALPGMVVLLAARAVLGPSVWLAMLVFGFLLAPAYYRLVYAAVTAVRNELYVDAARVSGLSDMRIIGRHILSVVRAPIIIQSAIIMGIAIAIQSGLEFLGLGDASTPTWGQMLGDAFQNMYKAPQNMIWPSLAIALTGIALTLLANAMRDELERTVVVRRRRRRAVTTQTGSVAAVTTSIATSGADAGPIEDSTELPVIAETIVHPDEAGTVPQQTVLTVRDLTVGYDQSDGSTLEVVHGVSLDVRKGEIHGLIGESGSGKTQTAFAVLGLLPRGGRVSGGTIDYEGTALQNASDRVYAGVRGKRIGYIPQEPMSNLDPSFKIGRQLVEPLRLNLGLSTKEATARSLALLDRVGIPNPKRTFDAYPFEVSGGMAQRVLIAGAVSTDPDLIIADEPTTALDVTVQAEVLDLLRDLQRERGMAMLLVTHNFGVVADLCDRVTVMQQGLFVESGPVRTILKNPSHPYTQSLLDAILDEGPARGPLVTATAATAAGVTEGVAR; translated from the coding sequence ATGACCGCCATCGACGTCCCCCAGACCGTCCCGACGCCGCCTGTCCGCGCCTCGCTCTTCACGCGGCTCTACCGGCGCCCGCTCGGCTTCATCTCGCTGCTCTTCCTGGCATTCGTCGGGCTGATCGCGATCATCGGCCCCTGGATCGCCCCGCACGACCCCAACAAGGCCTCGCTCCAGCTCGTGCTCGCTCCGCCGAGCGCCGCGCATCCGCTCGGTGCCGACAGCAGCGGGTTCGACATCCTGTCGCGCCTGCTCGTGGCCACTCAGGTGACCATCTTCGCCGCCCTCGTCGCACTTGTGACCTCGCTCGTCATCGGCGTCATCTCCGGCCTCATCGCGGGGTACTACCGCGGCTGGTTCGACGGCACCGCATCGTGGATCACCTCGCTCGTCATGGCGCTGCCCGGCATGGTCGTCCTGCTCGCGGCCCGTGCGGTGCTCGGCCCCTCGGTGTGGCTCGCCATGCTCGTCTTCGGCTTCCTGCTCGCACCGGCCTACTACCGCCTCGTGTACGCGGCGGTCACGGCCGTGCGCAACGAGCTGTACGTCGACGCGGCACGCGTGTCGGGCCTCTCGGACATGCGCATCATCGGCCGCCACATCCTGTCGGTCGTCCGCGCGCCGATCATCATCCAGTCCGCCATCATCATGGGCATCGCGATCGCCATCCAGTCCGGACTCGAGTTCCTGGGCCTCGGCGACGCATCCACCCCCACATGGGGCCAGATGCTCGGCGACGCGTTCCAGAACATGTACAAGGCGCCGCAGAACATGATCTGGCCGTCGCTGGCGATCGCACTGACCGGCATCGCGCTGACGCTCCTCGCCAACGCCATGCGCGACGAGCTCGAGCGGACGGTCGTCGTCCGCCGGCGCCGCCGGCGCGCGGTCACCACGCAGACGGGCTCGGTCGCCGCCGTGACCACGTCCATCGCGACGAGCGGCGCGGACGCCGGCCCGATCGAGGACTCGACAGAGCTGCCGGTCATCGCCGAGACGATCGTGCACCCCGACGAAGCCGGCACCGTGCCGCAGCAGACGGTCCTGACCGTCCGCGACCTCACGGTCGGATACGACCAGTCCGACGGCTCGACCCTCGAGGTCGTGCACGGCGTGTCGCTCGACGTCCGCAAGGGCGAGATCCACGGCCTCATCGGCGAGTCGGGCTCGGGCAAGACGCAGACCGCCTTCGCGGTGCTCGGTCTGCTGCCCCGGGGCGGACGCGTCAGCGGCGGCACGATCGACTACGAGGGAACGGCCCTGCAGAACGCGTCCGACAGGGTGTACGCCGGCGTGCGCGGCAAGCGCATCGGCTACATCCCGCAGGAGCCGATGTCGAACCTCGACCCGTCGTTCAAGATCGGCAGGCAGCTGGTCGAACCGCTGCGCCTCAACCTCGGGCTCAGCACGAAGGAGGCGACCGCCAGGTCGCTCGCGCTGCTCGATCGCGTCGGCATCCCGAATCCGAAGCGCACCTTCGACGCCTACCCGTTCGAGGTCTCCGGCGGCATGGCCCAGCGCGTGCTCATCGCCGGCGCGGTCTCGACCGACCCGGACCTGATCATCGCCGACGAGCCCACCACGGCCCTCGACGTGACGGTCCAGGCCGAGGTGCTCGACCTCCTGCGCGACCTGCAGCGCGAGCGCGGCATGGCCATGCTGCTCGTGACCCACAACTTCGGCGTCGTCGCCGACCTGTGCGACCGGGTCACCGTCATGCAGCAGGGCCTGTTCGTCGAATCCGGGCCGGTGCGCACCATCCTGAAGAACCCGTCCCACCCGTACACGCAGTCGCTGCTGGACGCGATCCTCGACGAGGGTCCCGCCCGCGGTCCGCTGGTCACCGCCACGGCCGCCACCGCCGCCGGCGTCACCGAAGGAGTCGCACGATGA
- a CDS encoding ABC transporter permease, with protein MLMFIVRRVISGAFMVLAITVIAFTLLYLGGGNIARQLLGTNATPQTVAQKAHELGLDRPLFVQYWDWLTGALSGDLGRSWTTGQLVAVSVSSRLAVTLSIVLGAIIVAAILSVVLGVAAARRGGWVDGTVQFISVVGFAIPGFLIALFLVVTFALNLHWFKAVGYVPITTSVTGWLSSVTLPITALAIGAIASVASQIRGSVIDAMSRDYVRTLRARGLSTNRVVYKHVLRNAGGPALAVLALTFVGLIGGAVVIEQVFALPGIGQLTVQATTSGDIPVVMGVVVATAIIVIIVNLVIDLAQAALNPKVRLS; from the coding sequence ATGCTCATGTTCATCGTGCGCCGTGTCATCTCCGGCGCGTTCATGGTGCTCGCGATCACGGTGATCGCGTTCACCCTCCTCTACCTCGGCGGCGGCAACATCGCCCGCCAGCTGCTCGGCACGAACGCGACGCCCCAGACGGTCGCGCAGAAGGCCCACGAGCTCGGCCTCGACCGCCCGCTCTTCGTGCAGTACTGGGACTGGCTGACCGGCGCGCTGAGCGGCGACCTCGGCCGGTCGTGGACCACGGGACAGCTCGTGGCCGTGAGCGTCTCGAGCCGCCTGGCCGTCACCCTCTCGATCGTGCTCGGCGCCATCATCGTCGCCGCGATCCTGTCTGTCGTCCTGGGCGTCGCCGCTGCGCGGCGCGGCGGCTGGGTCGATGGAACCGTCCAGTTCATCTCGGTCGTCGGCTTCGCCATCCCCGGCTTCCTCATCGCGCTCTTCCTCGTCGTGACCTTCGCCCTCAACCTCCACTGGTTCAAGGCCGTCGGCTATGTGCCGATCACGACCTCCGTCACGGGCTGGCTGTCATCGGTGACGCTGCCCATCACGGCCCTCGCCATCGGGGCCATCGCATCCGTCGCCTCGCAGATCCGCGGATCCGTGATCGACGCCATGTCCCGCGACTACGTGCGGACGCTGCGCGCCCGCGGCCTCAGCACGAACCGCGTCGTGTACAAGCACGTGCTCCGCAACGCCGGCGGCCCCGCGCTCGCCGTGCTCGCCCTCACGTTCGTCGGCCTCATCGGCGGCGCCGTGGTCATCGAGCAGGTGTTCGCTCTGCCCGGCATCGGCCAGCTGACCGTCCAGGCGACGACCTCCGGCGACATCCCCGTGGTGATGGGCGTGGTGGTCGCCACGGCGATCATCGTCATCATCGTGAACCTCGTGATCGACCTCGCCCAGGCCGCCCTCAACCCGAAGGTGCGACTCTCATGA
- a CDS encoding ABC transporter substrate-binding protein has translation MFRWKATAAAVLAAAALTLAGCAGSSGGSSTGSNSGGTLTLGAIVAPQTFDPAGAQWGNASPYYQAVFDTLLLMKPDGTVEPMLASKYAYNADKTQLTLTIRDGVTFTDGSKLDAATVKDNLVRFQKGTSPDASNLAGVKSIEANGNDVVLTLGAPDPALLNNLTRDAGLVASEKSLTAGDIATNPVGSGPYVLDTKNTVTGSSYVYTKNKGYWDKSLQHYDKLVINVYSDPTAALNAIKAGEANAVKLVNNDALDQITAAGWTINKNELDFQGIMLYDRGGAMNPALGNVKVRQAINMAFDRKALLKTVASGYGTVTEQVFPTTSAGFDKSLDSTYKYDPAGAKKLLADAGYPNGFTLDMPTTSLLGASTFNLISQQLADIGITVKGTDVGTNYITAMLAPKYPAAFMALEQNPDWQLIQFMLSPTATWNPFHYGDDTANALIKKIQYGDTGAVKDLNTYVVQQAWFAPFFRVQGSVASDASTSVTMMSTNAFPAIYNFVPKS, from the coding sequence ATGTTCCGTTGGAAGGCCACAGCAGCAGCCGTCCTCGCGGCCGCCGCACTCACACTCGCCGGATGCGCCGGCAGCAGCGGCGGCAGCTCGACCGGGAGCAACTCGGGCGGCACGCTCACCCTCGGCGCCATCGTCGCGCCCCAGACTTTCGACCCGGCCGGCGCCCAGTGGGGCAACGCCTCGCCGTACTACCAGGCCGTCTTCGACACGCTCCTGCTGATGAAGCCGGACGGCACCGTCGAGCCGATGCTCGCGTCCAAGTACGCCTACAACGCCGACAAGACGCAGCTCACCCTGACGATCCGCGACGGCGTCACGTTCACCGACGGCAGCAAGCTCGACGCGGCCACCGTCAAGGACAACCTCGTGCGCTTCCAGAAGGGCACGTCGCCGGATGCGTCGAACCTCGCAGGCGTCAAGAGCATCGAGGCGAACGGCAACGACGTCGTCCTGACACTGGGCGCCCCCGACCCCGCACTGCTCAACAACCTGACCCGCGACGCCGGCCTCGTGGCGAGCGAGAAGTCGCTGACCGCCGGCGACATCGCGACGAACCCGGTCGGCTCCGGCCCCTACGTGCTCGACACGAAGAACACCGTCACCGGCTCCTCGTACGTGTACACGAAGAACAAGGGCTACTGGGACAAGAGCCTCCAGCACTACGACAAGCTCGTCATCAACGTCTACAGCGACCCGACCGCCGCCCTGAACGCCATCAAGGCGGGCGAGGCCAATGCGGTCAAGCTCGTGAACAACGACGCGCTCGACCAGATCACGGCGGCCGGCTGGACGATCAACAAGAACGAGCTCGACTTCCAGGGCATCATGCTCTACGACCGCGGCGGCGCCATGAACCCCGCGCTCGGCAACGTCAAGGTGCGCCAGGCCATCAACATGGCGTTCGACCGCAAGGCGCTGCTGAAGACGGTCGCCAGCGGCTACGGCACGGTCACCGAGCAGGTCTTCCCGACCACGTCGGCGGGCTTCGACAAGTCGCTCGACAGCACCTACAAGTACGACCCGGCCGGCGCCAAGAAGCTGCTGGCGGATGCCGGCTACCCGAACGGCTTCACGCTCGACATGCCGACCACGTCGCTCCTGGGTGCGAGCACGTTCAATCTGATCTCGCAGCAGCTCGCCGACATCGGCATCACCGTCAAGGGCACGGACGTCGGCACGAACTACATCACCGCGATGCTCGCGCCGAAGTACCCGGCCGCGTTCATGGCCCTCGAGCAGAACCCCGACTGGCAGCTGATCCAGTTCATGCTCTCGCCGACCGCCACGTGGAACCCGTTCCACTACGGAGACGACACCGCCAACGCGCTGATCAAGAAGATCCAGTACGGCGACACGGGCGCGGTCAAGGACCTCAACACCTATGTGGTGCAGCAGGCCTGGTTCGCTCCGTTCTTCCGGGTTCAGGGCAGCGTCGCGTCGGATGCCAGCACATCCGTCACGATGATGAGCACGAACGCCTTCCCGGCCATCTACAACTTCGTCCCGAAGTCCTGA
- a CDS encoding TetR/AcrR family transcriptional regulator, which translates to MTETATGVRKRRGPRGEYAKSSATREAILDAALEVFASGYNSGSLRDIANRVGMSEAGLLHHFKSKSILLQAVLDLRDERSRDLVDFDDEDAVEPLRGLVALARHNSSVPGVVELYCTLSAESTAPEHPAHAYFQRRYVSVRESLTGTFERLIADGRLLPGISPERAAIATIALMDGLQVQWLLDRDVVDMGDALKEFFDGLIVGGI; encoded by the coding sequence ATGACCGAGACGGCGACGGGTGTGCGAAAGCGGCGGGGCCCGCGCGGCGAGTACGCGAAATCGAGCGCGACGCGCGAGGCGATCCTCGATGCTGCCCTCGAGGTGTTCGCCTCCGGCTACAACTCCGGGTCTCTGCGCGATATCGCCAACCGCGTCGGCATGAGCGAGGCCGGCCTCCTGCACCACTTCAAGAGCAAGAGCATCCTGCTCCAGGCCGTGCTCGATCTGCGCGACGAGCGGTCGCGCGATCTGGTCGACTTCGACGACGAGGATGCCGTCGAGCCGCTGCGCGGGCTCGTGGCGCTGGCGCGCCACAACTCGTCCGTGCCCGGTGTGGTCGAGCTCTACTGCACGCTGTCCGCCGAGTCCACGGCGCCGGAGCATCCCGCTCACGCGTACTTCCAGAGGCGCTACGTGTCGGTCCGCGAGAGCCTGACCGGCACCTTCGAGCGGCTCATCGCCGACGGCCGGCTGCTGCCCGGCATCTCTCCCGAGCGTGCGGCGATCGCCACGATCGCCCTGATGGACGGTCTCCAGGTGCAGTGGCTGCTCGACCGCGACGTCGTCGACATGGGCGACGCGCTGAAGGAGTTCTTCGACGGTCTCATCGTCGGGGGCATCTGA